In Primulina eburnea isolate SZY01 chromosome 3, ASM2296580v1, whole genome shotgun sequence, one DNA window encodes the following:
- the LOC140828218 gene encoding protein DETOXIFICATION 53-like, with translation MLYFSKTIISMVFLGHMDKQELAGGSLALGFANVTGFSVLKGLCSGMDPICCQAFGARRWPILSQTYIKTVLLLLLATIPMAVLWLNVEPVFQSLGQDRVIGKIAKTFLLFSFPELLSHANLNPLRTFLRTQGLNTPNTIIATCVSILHLPITYFLVTYLNLRVKGIALASVVYSVNMNIGLLVYLVFSKVAIKPWRDATFGSIFHNWGPLLRLALPSVCQVCLEWWWYEIILFLSGLLTNPESAVAAMGILIQTTGIVYVFPFSLSLSISQRVGQELGAAQPARAQIASMVGISVGLAYGLLAFGLSWALRSLWGKLYTREPQVLALISSVLPILGLAEIGNASQTAACGTLTGSARPKLGVRINIASFYLVGLPCSAIFAFKLKIGFAGLWLGLVAAQATCILMMLYSLAKTDWKHEAKRAEELTSSVVDKEESAGTNLVP, from the coding sequence ATGCTCTACTTCTCCAAAACCATAATCTCCATGGTTTTCTTGGGCCACATGGACAAGCAAGAACTAGCAGGTGGCTCGTTAGCCCTCGGCTTCGCCAATGTAACCGGTTTTTCAGTCCTCAAAGGCCTCTGCTCTGGCATGGACCCCATCTGCTGCCAAGCCTTCGGTGCCAGGCGTTGGCCAATTCTTAGCCAAACATACATCAAAACTGTACTGCTCCTCCTCCTTGCCACCATCCCTATGGCTGTGCTATGGCTAAACGTCGAACCCGTATTCCAGAGCCTTGGCCAAGATCGTGTCATCGGCAAAATCGCCAAAACTTTCCTCCTTTTCTCTTTCCCCGAACTGTTAAGTCACGCTAATCTAAATCCTCTTCGCACATTTTTAAGAACTCAGGGGTTAAACACACCAAACACCATCATTGCCACATGCGTCTCCATCCTTCATTTGCCTATAACATATTTTCTAGTCACCTATTTGAATTTGAGAGTTAAGGGTATCGCATTAGCCTCGGTTGTATACTCAGTGAACATGAACATTGGCTTACTAGTATACCTGGTATTCTCTAAAGTGGCGATAAAACCATGGAGAGACGCAACATTTGGCTCGATCTTCCACAACTGGGGACCGTTACTGCGCCTGGCTTTACCAAGCGTGTGTCAAGTATGTCTGGAATGGTGGTGGTATGAAATAATCCTCTTTCTCAGCGGCTTGCTCACGAACCCGGAATCGGCAGTGGCTGCGATGGGAATCTTAATCCAAACCACAGGCATAGTTTACGTTTTCCCCTTCTCCCTCAGCCTGAGCATATCACAGCGCGTAGGCCAGGAGCTGGGAGCCGCCCAGCCAGCTCGTGCCCAGATAGCATCCATGGTTGGAATCTCGGTGGGTCTGGCCTATGGACTCTTGGCATTCGGGCTGAGTTGGGCGCTGAGGTCATTATGGGGAAAGCTATACACCAGAGAGCCGCAGGTTTTGGCTTTAATTTCGTCCGTCCTTCCTATCCTGGGGCTGGCGGAAATAGGAAATGCTTCTCAGACGGCAGCTTGTGGAACATTGACGGGTTCGGCCCGACCGAAACTTGGCGTGCGGATAAACATAGCGTCGTTTTACCTGGTGGGGTTGCCATGTTCGGCCATATTTGCATTCAAACTGAAGATAGGGTTTGCAGGGCTTTGGCTGGGGCTAGTGGCAGCTCAAGCTACATGTATATTGATGATGCTTTATAGTTTAGCTAAAACGGATTGGAAGCACGAAGCAAAGAGGGCGGAGGAACTGACAAGTTCAGTCGTCGATAAGGAGGAATCCGCCGGGACGAACCTGGTTCCGTAG
- the LOC140826264 gene encoding pescadillo homolog, with protein sequence MSKHYRPAGKKKEGNAAKYVTRSQAIKYLQVSLPVFRKLCILKGVFPREPKKKLKGNHHSYYHMKDIMFLKHEPLLEKLRYMRVYEKKVKKAISKKNRDLAERLLTRKPTYTLDMLIKERYPKFVDALRDLDDCLSMVHLFAALPAVDRAVDGEKIPVDRIHNCRRLSHEWQAYISRTHRLRKTFISVKGIYYQAEVEGQKITWLTPHALQQVLPEVDYRVLLTFLEFYETLLAFVNYKLYSSINLKYPPILDPRLEALAADLYALSRFFDANAHGSSKKTSPIVSSESEQTEIQQKGTKLDESEVRLAQLQQQLPSNEPGALMNLVEDAAKEDEEDSETRDCKNLFKSRKFFLSREVPRESLLLIIPAFGGTVSWEGEGAPLEESDQSITHQVVDRPTQEHKFLSRDYIQPQWVYDSVNARILLPTEKYMVGCVPPPHLSPFVDNEAEGHVPEYAEAIQRLKAAARKEVLPLPGAGKDLDDPQSLLGIIDRAQAIEAAEIKQKMAILEKQYHHELNLELQGVQYSVVSNEVEGKDDAEVETAPDINQIAADEANMSKMLMSRKRQKLYDAMDMGHARKRIAKQQIKGRQKRIAEAMKSKSD encoded by the exons ATGTCGAAGCACTACAGACCCGCC ggcaagaagaaggaaggaAACGCCGCCAAATATGTGACGAGATCTCAGGCGATAAAGTACCTTCAAGTCAGCCTTCCAGTTTTCAG GAAATTATGCATCCTAAAAGGTGTTTTTCCTCGGGAACCCAAGAAGAAGTTGAAGGGAAACCATCATTCTTATTATCACATGAAAGATATTATGTTTCTCAAACATGAGCCATTGCTGGAGAAATTGAGATATATGCGAGTGTATGAGAAGAAGGTGAAAAAAGCCATATCAAAGAAGAACAGAGATCTCGCTGAACGGCTTTTGACAAGGAAACCTACTTACACTCTTGATATGCTTATTAAAGAGAG GTATCCTAAATTCGTTGACGCGCTGAGGGATCTTGATGATTGTCTTAGTATGGTACACCTGTTTGCTGCATTGCCAGCTGTGGATAGGGCGGTAGATGGAGAAAAGATTCCGGTTGACCGTATCCATAATTGCAGAAG GTTGAGTCATGAGTGGCAGGCATACATTTCTCGCACCCACAGACTGAGGAAGACATTCATTTCTGTGAAAGGCATATATTACCAG GCAGAGGTTGAAGGGCAAAAAATTACATGGTTAACTCCTCATGCATTGCAACAAGTACTGCCTGAAGTTGATTACAGAGTCTTGCTTACTTTTTTGGAATTTTATGAG ACACTCCTCGCGTTTGTTAACTATAAACTCTATAGTTCAATCAACTTAAAATATCCTCCCATCCTTGATCCTAGGCTGGAAGCTCTAGCTGCAG ATCTTTATGCCCTGTCAAGATTCTTTGATGCCAATGCTCATGGTTCCTCAAAGAAGACTTCACCTATAGTTTCATCTGAATCTGAGCAAACTGAGATCCAACAGAAGGGGACAAAACTTGATGAGTCTGAAGTTCGACTTGCCCAACTTCAACAACAACTTCCTTCTAATGAACCCGGTGCTTTGATGAACCTTGTTGAAGATGCTGCAAAGGAGGATGAAGAGGATTCCGAAACAAGGGACTGTAAAAATCTCTTCAAGAGCAGGAAATTCTTCTTGAGTCGTGAG GTTCCTAGAGAGTCATTGCTACTTATAATCCCTGCGTTTGGTGGCACTGTTTCTTGGGAAGGTGAAGGAGCTCCACTTGAGGAGTCTGACCAGAGCATTACTCATCAG GTTGTGGATAGGCCAACACAGGAGCACAAGTTCCTATCCAGAGATTATATCCAGCCACAGTGGGTTTATGACTCTGTAAATGCACGCATATTGTTGCCAACTGAGAAATACATGGTGGGATG TGTACCTCCTCCACATTTGTCTCCATTTGTTGACAATGAAGCAGAAGGTCATGTTCCTGAATATGCAGAAGCTATTCAACGGCTGAAGGCTGCTGCAAGAAAAGAAGTCCTACCTTTGCCTGGCGCTGGAAAAGATTTGGATGACCCTCAGAGTTTACTGGGTATCATTGATCGGGCACAAGCTATTGAAGCTGCTGAGATAAAACAGAAG ATGGCAATTCTGGAGAAACAGTATCATCATGAACTGAACCTAGAACTTCAAGGTGTTCAGTATTCTGTTGTCTCCAATGAAGTGGAAGGCAAGGATGATGCGGAAGTAGAAACTGCACCTGATATTAATCAAATTGCTGCGGATGAAGCCAATATGTCAAAGATGTTGATGTCTCGTAAACGGCAAAAACTTTATGATGCGATGGAT ATGGGCCATGCAAGGAAACGGATTGCCAAACAACAAATAAAGGGACGTCAGAAAAGGATAGCTGAAGCCATGAAATCAAAATCTGATTGA
- the LOC140828219 gene encoding protein DETOXIFICATION 53-like gives MLYFSKTIISMVFLGHMDKQELAGGSLALGFANVTGFSVLKGLCSGMDPICCQAFGARRWPILSQTYIKTVLLLLLATIPMAVLWLNVEPVFQSLGQDRVIGKIAKTFLLFSFPELLSHANLNPLRTFLRTQGLNTPNTIIATCVSILHLPITYFLVTYLNLRVKGIALASVVYSVNMNIGLLVYLVFSKVAIKPWRDATFGSIFHNWGPLLRLALPSVCQVCLEWWWYEIILFLSGLLTNPESAVAAMGILIQTTGIVYVFPFSLSLSISQRVGQELGAAQPARAQIASMVGISVGLAYGLLAFGLSWALRSLWGKLYTREPQVLALISSVLPILGLAEIGNASQTAACGTWTGSARPKLGVRINIASFYLVGLPCSAIFAFKLKIGFAGLWLGLVAAQATCILMMLYSLAKTDWKHEAKRAEELTSSVVDKEESAGTNLVP, from the exons ATGCTCTACTTCTCCAAAACCATAATCTCCATGGTTTTCTTGGGCCACATGGACAAGCAAGAACTAGCAGGTGGCTCGTTAGCCCTCGGCTTCGCCAATGTAACCGGTTTTTCAGTCCTCAAAGGCCTCTGCTCTGGCATGGACCCCATCTGCTGCCAAGCCTTCGGTGCCAGGCGTTGGCCAATTCTTAGCCAAACATACATCAAAACTGTACTGCTCCTCCTCCTTGCCACCATCCCTATGGCTGTGCTATGGCTAAACGTCGAACCCGTATTCCAGAGCCTTGGCCAAGATCGTGTCATCGGCAAAATCGCCAAAACTTTCCTCCTTTTCTCTTTCCCCGAACTGTTAAGTCACGCTAATCTAAATCCTCTTCGCACATTTTTAAGAACTCAGGGGTTAAACACACCAAACACCATCATTGCCACATGCGTCTCCATCCTTCATTTGCCCATAACATATTTTCTAGTCACCTATTTGAATTTGAGAGTTAAGGGTATCGCATTAGCCTCGGTTGTATACTCAGTGAAC ATGAACATTGGCTTACTAGTATACCTGGTATTCTCTAAAGTGGCGATAAAACCATGGAGAGACGCAACATTTGGCTCGATCTTCCACAACTGGGGACCGTTACTGCGCCTGGCTTTACCGAGCGTGTGTCAAGTATGTCTGGAATGGTGGTGGTATGAAATAATCCTCTTTCTCAGCGGCTTGCTCACGAACCCGGAATCGGCAGTGGCTGCTATGGGAATCTTAATCCAAACCACAGGCATAGTTTACGTTTTCCCCTTCTCCCTCAGCCTGAGCATATCACAGCGCGTAGGCCAGGAGCTGGGAGCCGCCCAGCCAGCTCGTGCCCAGATAGCATCCATGGTTGGAATCTCGGTGGGTCTGGCCTATGGACTCTTGGCATTCGGGCTGAGTTGGGCGCTGAGGTCATTATGGGGAAAGCTATACACCAGAGAGCCGCAGGTTTTGGCTTTAATTTCGTCCGTCCTTCCTATCCTGGGGCTGGCGGAAATAGGAAATGCTTCTCAGACGGCAGCTTGTGGAACATGGACGGGTTCGGCCCGACCGAAACTTGGCGTGCGGATAAACATAGCGTCGTTTTACCTGGTGGGGTTGCCATGTTCGGCCATATTTGCATTCAAACTGAAGATAGGGTTTGCAGGGCTTTGGCTGGGGCTAGTGGCAGCTCAAGCTACATGTATATTGATGATGCTTTATAGTTTAGCTAAAACGGATTGGAAGCACGAAGCAAAGAGGGCGGAGGAACTGACAAGTTCAGTCGTCGATAAGGAGGAATCCGCCGGGACGAACCTGGTTCCGTAG